One genomic segment of Pelagerythrobacter marensis includes these proteins:
- the ribA gene encoding GTP cyclohydrolase II, translating to MAQAIDALRHGWPLAMEGGPVLLPVETAIARQASADRMLISAARAETLKLANQRAAAEPHAPVLIRGAEPFDLSAALPVADPALDLRSPLKGPFRAEELAWAEHAVAALELARIAGILPAFLVDPDQAGEAQPVAVSDLDVWADASALAISTRARLPVSASEDAEIVAFRSADDMREHVALIIGEQRSDAAPLVRLHSECLTGDILGSLKCDCGPQLDAALHAMAHEAERGGWGVLLYLRQEGRGIGLVNKLRAYRLQDQGFDTVDANRRLGLPDEARDFPVAARMLELLGVHEIRLMTNNPAKVDALAASGITVTERIAHQLPDNPHNARYLATKRDRSGHLLI from the coding sequence GTGGCGCAGGCGATCGACGCCCTGCGCCACGGCTGGCCGCTTGCGATGGAGGGTGGGCCGGTTCTGCTACCGGTCGAAACCGCGATCGCGCGGCAGGCGAGCGCGGACCGGATGCTGATTTCCGCAGCGCGCGCCGAAACGCTGAAACTCGCCAACCAGCGCGCGGCGGCGGAGCCTCATGCCCCCGTGCTGATCCGCGGCGCAGAACCGTTCGACCTGTCAGCGGCGCTGCCGGTGGCGGACCCGGCGCTCGATCTGCGGTCCCCGCTGAAGGGGCCGTTTCGCGCCGAAGAGCTTGCGTGGGCGGAGCATGCAGTGGCTGCGCTCGAACTGGCGCGGATTGCGGGCATTCTCCCGGCATTTCTGGTCGATCCCGATCAGGCCGGCGAAGCGCAACCGGTGGCGGTGTCCGATCTCGACGTCTGGGCCGACGCTTCGGCGCTGGCGATATCGACTCGCGCCCGGCTGCCGGTTTCGGCCAGCGAAGATGCCGAGATCGTCGCCTTCCGCAGCGCCGACGATATGCGCGAACACGTCGCGCTGATCATCGGGGAGCAGCGATCCGATGCGGCCCCGCTGGTCCGGCTGCACTCCGAATGCCTTACCGGCGACATCCTCGGCAGCCTCAAGTGCGATTGCGGGCCGCAGCTCGACGCTGCGCTGCACGCGATGGCGCACGAGGCGGAACGCGGCGGCTGGGGCGTGCTGCTCTACCTGCGGCAGGAAGGGCGCGGGATCGGCCTGGTCAACAAGCTGCGCGCCTATCGCCTGCAGGATCAGGGGTTCGACACAGTCGATGCCAACCGCAGGCTCGGCCTGCCGGACGAGGCGCGCGACTTCCCGGTCGCGGCACGGATGCTGGAGCTGCTGGGCGTGCACGAGATCCGGCTGATGACCAACAACCCCGCCAAGGTCGATGCGCTTGCCGCCAGCGGGATCACGGTGACCGAGCGGATCGCGCACCAGCTGCCCGACAACCCGCACAATGCCCGCTACCTCGCGACCAAGCGCGACCGGTCGGGTCACCTGCTGATATGA
- a CDS encoding exodeoxyribonuclease III → MLSIATWNINSVRLRIEQVKRVIEEQAPDVLCLQEIKCQESQFPAQALADMGYVHQAVHGQKGYHGVATVSRLPLREFSRHDWQDNGEARHVGVELLGAGQGVVLENVYIPAGGDVADRTVNPKFGQKLDFLDRMTRWADAIDRPTVIVGDFNIAPLECDVYDHKALLKVVSHTPVEVETLGRFRDAHGWVDLGRTFIPAPERNYSWWSYRSFWRQKDQGRRLDHMWASPDLARQATSHRFVEETRRWESPSDHVPLITEFDL, encoded by the coding sequence ATGCTGTCTATTGCCACCTGGAACATCAATTCGGTCCGCCTGCGTATCGAGCAGGTCAAGCGCGTGATCGAGGAACAGGCACCCGATGTGCTCTGTTTGCAGGAGATCAAGTGTCAGGAAAGCCAGTTCCCGGCGCAGGCGCTGGCCGACATGGGCTATGTCCACCAGGCCGTTCACGGGCAGAAGGGCTATCACGGTGTCGCCACGGTCAGCCGGCTGCCGCTGCGCGAATTTTCCCGCCACGACTGGCAGGATAATGGGGAGGCGCGGCACGTCGGGGTCGAGCTGCTCGGCGCCGGTCAGGGCGTGGTGCTGGAAAACGTCTATATCCCGGCCGGCGGCGATGTCGCCGACCGCACCGTCAATCCCAAGTTCGGGCAGAAGCTCGACTTCCTCGACCGGATGACCCGCTGGGCCGATGCGATCGACCGGCCCACCGTGATCGTCGGCGATTTCAACATCGCGCCGCTGGAATGCGACGTTTACGATCACAAGGCCCTGCTCAAGGTGGTCAGCCATACGCCGGTGGAGGTGGAAACGCTGGGCCGGTTCCGCGATGCGCATGGCTGGGTCGATCTTGGGCGCACGTTCATCCCCGCACCGGAACGCAATTATTCCTGGTGGTCCTACCGCAGTTTCTGGCGGCAGAAGGATCAGGGGCGGCGGCTCGATCACATGTGGGCCAGCCCGGACCTGGCGCGGCAGGCGACCAGCCACCGTTTCGTGGAAGAAACGCGGCGCTGGGAAAGCCCGAGCGACCACGTGCCGCTGATCACGGAGTTCGATCTCTGA